In the genome of Impatiens glandulifera chromosome 6, dImpGla2.1, whole genome shotgun sequence, the window agagtatggtttaattttttttttttaaaaaacacatATTCTATTTAGTTTTACcgaattcaataatatttttagagcCGTGATAGAATAACGAAGTTGAAAATTAAAGTAAGACCACGAATCTGACGTGATTTGTCAATTTGGcagaagagagaaataaataaataaagaatcgAACATTGCTATGTTCAGAACAAAAATCTCCCGAACATGGCCATttctaccaaaaaaaaaatatttttttctctattttctgcACATGATAATGTTCGGGAAAAAAATCTCACAAAATGTCATATGTTTGGACAAAACACAAACATACtattttttcgattttttttccTACATGAACATgcccattattttgaatttttttctcttctgaACAAGACCATGTTCGGAACaaaaatctttaataaatttttttcaatatttcttTTTCTCCTAAACATGTAACAGACCATgacattaaacaaaaatttattttatatgaattattaaaaccttacaatattaattttgtgGCGTAaacatttgttttaaaaaataaattattgtaggccataaaaaataataatttattttattatttcattgtaAAAATGACATTTATTATAAAGCGGGGGCACATTTAGTTTTCACTCTTCTCGCCGACTCTTCTCTCTTCTGTAAGCAAAATTGCAATGACCACAGCGGCTGAATCGAAGAACCCTAAAATTACTCTTGAGCAGCCGAAGCACGATTCTACTTTAGATCAAATCTCTATGAACATCACCGGCGATACTCCAATCGGCGAATCTATTGTTTCTTCACCGCCAACCCTAGCAGCTGAAACAGTCTCAGAAGGAACCGAATCGATGGCTACAGTTAAGACCGATTCGGTTGTATCGTCAGACAAGGGAGAAATTCCTGCTACTACTGATGTCGAGAAGAAGATCCGTCGCGCAGAGAGGTTTGGTGTGCCTGTACAGCTTTCTGAACAAGAGAAACGTAATACTAGGGCTGAAAGGTAGGGTTTCATTGTTTATTGTCTTTTACTTTCGTTAATGGTGTAGATATATGTTGATGTCTTCGTAGTTGTTTGCTTTTCTTTAGACGAATCAACCTATGAACGGTGTCTGTGATATGGTTGAGGATGTGCTTTTCACTTGAAATGTTTTTAGGGTTTTGTTGGagaatgtcttgtttatatagaATGCTCACTCATAGATACCAAATAGAAGAATAAACCCTAGAACAAACTATTTAGCAGAAAAAAATCCTTGAATAATCATGTTCATTCTGTAATGCAAAATAGATCTTATTCAATGTATAATGCATATTGGTACTCTTGACTG includes:
- the LOC124941186 gene encoding protein MODIFIER OF SNC1 11-like isoform X1 — translated: MTTAAESKNPKITLEQPKHDSTLDQISMNITGDTPIGESIVSSPPTLAAETVSEGTESMATVKTDSVVSSDKGEIPATTDVEKKIRRAERFGVPVQLSEQEKRNTRAERFGTASTTSESVKNSEDQKRKTRAERFGTSVPATATAADEAKKKARLERFAAAPNTTTTTTTTTTVEDEKRKARAIRFSQPTASISQVNGEGDKVKTAIAGNVGNGT
- the LOC124941186 gene encoding protein MODIFIER OF SNC1 11-like isoform X2 produces the protein MTTAAESKNPKITLEQPKHDSTLDQISMNITGDTPIGESIVSSPPTLAAETVSEGTESMATVKTDSVVSSDKGEIPATTDVEKKIRRAERFGVPVQLSEQEKRNTRAERFGTASTTSESVKNSEDQKRKTRAERFGTSVPATATAADEAKKKARLERFAAAPNTTTTTTTTTTVEDEKRKARAIRFSQPTASISQVNGEGDKKTAIAGNVGNGT